Within the Mustelus asterias unplaced genomic scaffold, sMusAst1.hap1.1 HAP1_SCAFFOLD_1383, whole genome shotgun sequence genome, the region tcgctccgtccctctcccctcagtcgctccgtccctctcccctcagtcgctccgtccctctcccctcagtcgctccggccctctcccctcagtcgctccggccctctcccctcagtcgctccgtccctctcccctcagtcactccgtccctctcccctcaggcgctccgtccctctcccctcagtcgctccgtccctctcccctcagtcgctccgtccctctcccctcagtcgccctgcccctctcccctcagtcgccccgtccctctcccctcagtcactccgtccctctcccctcagtcgctccgtccctctcccctcagtcgctccgtccctctcccctcagtcgctccgtccctctcccctcagtcgccccgtccctcccccctcagtcgctccgtccctcccccctcagtcgctccgtccctctcccctcagtcgctccgtccctctcccctcagtcgctccgtccctctccccctcagtcgctccgtccctctcccctcagtcgctccgtccctctcccctcattcgctccggccctctcccctcagtcgctccgtccctctcccctcagtcgctccggccctctcccctcagtcgctccggccctctcccctcagtcgctccgtccctttcccctcagtcactccgtccctctcccctcagtcactccgtccctctcccctcagtcgctccgtccctctcccctcagtcgctccgtccctctcccctcagtcgccctgcccctctcccctcagtcgctctgtccctctcccctcagtcgctccgtccctctcccctcagtcgctccggccctctcccctcagtcactccgtccctctcccctcagtcactccgtccctctcccctcagtcgctccatccctctcccctcagtcgctccgtccctctcccctcagtcgctccgtcgctctcccctcagtcgctccgtccctctcccctcagtcgctccgtccctgtcccctcagtcgctcagtccctctcccctcagtcgctccgtccctctcccctcagtcgctccgtccctctcccctcagtcgctccgtccctctcccctcagtcgctccgtccctctcccctcagtcgctccgtccctctcccctcagtcgctccgtccctctcccctcagtcgctccgtccctctcccctcagtcgctccgtccctctcccctcagtcgctccgtccctgtcccctcagtcgctcagtccctctcccctcagtcgctccgtccctctcccctcagtcgctccgtccctctcccctcagtcgctccgtccctctcccctcagtcgctccgtccctctcccctcagtcgctccgtccctctcccctcagtcgctccgtccctctcccctcagtcgctccgtccctctcccctcagtcgctccgtccctctcccctcagtcgctccgtccctctcccctcagtcgctccgtccctctcccctcagtcgctccgtccctctcccctcagtcgctccgtccctctcccctcagtcgctccgtccctctcccctcagtcgctccgtccctctcccctcagtcgctcagtccctctcccctcagtcgctccgtccctctcccctcagtcgctccgtccctctcccctcagtcgctccgtccctctcccctcagtcactccatccctctcccctcagtcgctccgtccctctcccctcagtcactgggtGTGTCAGTGTCCCGGTATATCCAGTGTTGCCCTCCTGGGTCATTTTGAAACAGCAATGTACCTGTGCAATAAGCAGCCTCACAGCCTTGTGTCGGTTTCAGCTCATAGACAAAGTAACTGCTGCAGTTTTTAATCTTTATCTCTCGCTTCCATTCGCACATTTCCTCATCCTTCAGAAAACAAACTGTCCGGTTTACTTCCCCCTGTTCCAGGGTGGGATGTGATCCTGAAATGAGGTGCATAAATATTGGAGAGTGTAAGCGATGTGAACAGTGCTGGACAGTGAGTGTAAATCTGATATTGTAAAGTCTGACTCTACCCTGTAACCAGCCTGGACGAGGTGTGGAGCAGTGTCCCGGTGCGACCGGAGTCTCCGGAATCTTCCATCCGCCAGAACTGGAACAACAATCACAGAGTCATTTCcatattctcccccactccccgttggagtgagtcccacattctcccccactccctgtgggagcgagtcccacattctccccactcccgtgggagcgagtcccacattctcccccactccctgtgggagcgagtcccacattctccccactcccgtgggagcgagtcccacattctccccactccccgtgggtccgagtcccacattctcccccactccccgtgggtccgagtcccacattctcccccactccccgtgggaccgagtcccacattctccccactccccgtgggaccgagtcccacattctcccccactccccgtgggaccgagtcccacattctcccccactccccgtgggagccagtcccacattctccccactccccgtgggagtgagtcccacattctcccccactccccgtgggagcgagtcccacattctccccagtccccgtgggagcgagtcccacattctccccagtccccgtgggagcgagtcccacattctccccattctctggaCAAAGAGGATTCTCGTGAATCCCCAATTGGATTTGTCTCTGACTATCTGATATTGACCTGGTTCTGATCTCACTcacgaggggaaacatcttcCCTTGTCCGACGCTGTGTGAGTACCTTTAATTACACAGCTTTTCAATTGCTCCTTCCCTGGCTGTTCGACCTCAGAAGAGAAGCAGGAGTCCAGGCAAGTCACTTGTCTCAGTCTGACATTGGCCTTCTCACGGGTCGTAGTTTCAGTGACATGGGCTGGCACTGTCTGACCCCGTCATAGCGGGACCCACTGTGGGCCCAACCAAAACTCCACTGGTCCCATGGCGGGATTGGATGATCGAGGCAGTGGGCAGGACGAAAAACCCCACCCATCATCACCACtaccaacaaagaacaatacagcacaggaacaggcccttcggccctccaatcccgcgccgctccctggtcgaaactagaccattcttttgtatccctccattcccactccgttcatgtggctgtctagataagtcttaaacgttcccagtgtgtccgcctccaccaccttgcctggcagcgcattccaggcccccaccaccctctgtgtaaaatatgtccgtctgatatctgtgttaaacctccccccccttcaccttgaacctatgaccactcgagaacatcaccaccgacctggggaaaagcttcccaccgttcaccctatctatgcctttcaaatTTTATACACTGCCACTAACACCGACCTTCCCAGGTGGTTGAGCTGGGTGTCCCCCTACACCTTACCTGTTGAACCTGTACCATCCGTAGACAAGATCCTTGTCACACTGCCGCTGtcccacacactctgtctcagtaCAATCGCTGCTTCTCCAGGGCTGGTTCAGCACCGTGTGATCTACACACGGCTCAGTGAGCGCTGAGTTTGggtctgagtgacagagagatgttTAACGCTAACAGATAAAGTACAGTCAATGTCAGAAACCTGtgaccaccctctccccccctcactcagatAACAACAACCTCAATGCAGGAGGGAGTGTCGGGGGATGGGGGAACCTCAGTGACGTGGAGGGATTGGAGAAAGTCGGGGAATGTTCTCCACGGGGAAGAGGTGAAGGCGGAGCGGAGATTTGATCGTGGGGTTCAAGATCATGAGGAGGGTCTGGGACAGAGTCGAGAGGGAGAAACGGTTCATGTTGAGGGGGTCGGGTTGAGAATGAGAAGGGACAGAGACAGTTTCACGGGGATTGGGTAGAGAAGCGATGGGGAcacgaggagaaatgttttcacacggcgagtggttagggtgtggagtgagctgtctgagagtgtgggggaggcagcttcaatcgagggaTTCGAGGGGGAATTAGACTGGATTCAGGAAAGGCGGAATGTCCCGTAacactcccctcagtcgctccgtccctctcccctcagtcgctccgtccctctcccctcagtcgctccgtccctctcccctcagtcgccccgtccctctcccctcagttgctccgtccctcccccctcagtcgctccgtccctctcccctcagtccctccgtccctctcccctcagtcgctccgtccctctcccctcagtcgctccgtccctctcccctcagtcgctccgtccctctcccctcagtcgctccgtccctctcccctcagtcgctccggccctctcccctcagtcactccgtccctctcccctcagtcactccgtccctctcccctcaggcgctccgtccctctcccctcagtcgctccgtccctctcccctcagtcgccctgcccctctcccctcagtcgctccgtccctctcccctcagtcactccgtccctgtcccctcagtcgctctgtccctctcccctcagtcgctccgtccctctcccctcagtcgctccgtccctctcccctcagtcgccccgtccctctcccctcagtcgctccgtccctcccccctcagtcgctccgtccctctcccctcagtcgctccgtccctctcccctcagtcgctccgtccctctccccctcagtcgctccgtccctctcccctcagtcgctccgtccctctcccctcagtcgctccggccctctcccctcagtcgctccgtccctctcccctcagtcgctccggccctctcccctcagtcgctccggcccactcccctcagtcactccgtccctctcccctcagtcgctccgtccctctcccctcagtcgctccgtccctctcccctcagtcgccctgcccctctcccctcagtcgctccgtccctctcccctcagtcgctccgtccctctcccctcagtcgctccggccctctcccctcagtcactccgtccctctcccctcagtcactccgtccctctcccctcagtcgccccgtccctctcccctcagtcgccccgtccctctcccctcagtcactccgtccccctcccctcagtcactccgtccccctcccctcagtcactgggtGTGTCAGTGCCCCGGTATATCCAGTGTTGCCCACCTGGGTCATTTTGAAACAGCAATGTACCTGTGCAATAAGCAGCCTCACAGCCTTGTGTCGGTTTCAGCTCATAGACAAAGTAACTGCTGCAGTTTTTAATCTTTATCTCTCGCTCCCAGCTGCAGGGATTCCCATCCCAGTTAAAACAAACTGTCCCGTTTACTTCTCCCTGTTCCAGGGTGGGATGTGATCCTGAAATGAGGTGTATAAATATTGGAGAGTGTAAGCGATGTGAACAGTGCTGGACAGTGAATGTAAATCTGATATTGTAAAGTCTGTCTCTACCCTGTAACCAGCCTGAACGATGTGTGGAGCAGTGTCCCGGTGCGACCGGAGTCTCCGGAATCTTCCATCCGCCAGAACTGGAACAACAATCACAGAGTCAGAGAATTACAGAATGATACAGCTGAGAATGAGCGCCATTCAGTCCCCCATGTCCCTGCTATCCCCTGTGAATGGTCTATCCAATAATGtccacctccccttccctcctataagaccataagacacaggagcagaatgaggcccctcggcccatcgagtctgctccgccattcaatcatggaggtacacccactgtgctgttagggagagagtgccaggaatttgacccccagccacagtgaaggaacggccgatatgtttccaagtcgggcTGGTGTGaggggctcggaggggggaacttgcagctggtgggtgttccccatgtgtctgctgcccttgtccttctagatggtagaggtggtgggtttggaaggtgctgttgaaggagccttggcgagtcgctgcggtgcatcttgtagacggttcacacggctctcgctgtgtgtcggtggtggacggagtgaatgtttgtggttagcgtgtcgatcgagcgggggggaggggggctgctttgtcctggagggtgtcgagctttctcgagtgttgttgggagccgcactcatccagggaaatggggagaatcccatcacactcctgacttgtgtccttgtcgatggtgggacaggctttggggaggtgggagtcaggaggtgagttactctccgcaggattcccagcctctgtcctgctctgggagccacagtattgatatggctgggtcccagttcagtttctgctcaatggccccccccaggatgttgatattgggggagggggatacAGCGATagtaacgccattgaatgtcaaagggggaGATGGttcgatcctctcttgttggagatggacacttgtgtggggtgaatgttactcaccactgatggggagggaaatctgccatcattactcggtctggcctgcagatggctccacacacacagcaacctagaacatagaacattacagcacagtacaggcccttcggccctcgatgttgcgccgaccagtggtaccaatctaaagcccctctaatctacactattccaatatcatccatatgtttatccaataaccatttgaacgctctcaacgttgacgagtccaccactgctgcaggcagggcattccatgcccttactactctctgagtaaagaacctacctctaacatctgtcctatatctctcacccctcaatttaaagctatgtcccctcgtgctagccaacaccatccgaggaaaaaggctctcactatccaccctatcgaatcctctgatcatcttgtatgcctctattaagtcacctcttaaccttcttctctcaaacaaaaacaacctcaagtccctcagcctttcctcatgcgattttcccaccataccaggcaacatcctggtaaatctcctctgcaccctttccaa harbors:
- the LOC144488222 gene encoding uromodulin-like; this encodes MVHLERRGDYVSVTDPALTDPCKDHTVLDDTWRSADCKEKEYSDKGMCDQQLDEGWYWFKSSGGWKIPETPVAPGHCSTHRSGWLQGSHPTLEQGEVNGTVCFNWDGNPCSWEREIKIKNCSSYFVYELKPTQGCEAAYCTDPNSALTEPCVDHTVLNQPWRSSDCTETECVGQRQCDKDLVYGWYRFNSSGGWKIPETPVAPGHCSTPRPGWLQGSHPTLEQGEVNRTVCFLKDEEMCEWKREIKIKNCSSYFVYELKPTQGCEAAYCTGTLLFQNDPGGQHWIYRDTDTPSD